A section of the Buteo buteo chromosome 27, bButBut1.hap1.1, whole genome shotgun sequence genome encodes:
- the E4F1 gene encoding transcription factor E4F1 isoform X4, producing MEAAMATSAGPAGLTAAGAQEREGAAAAGSDPAAPSAGPAAFLRLPAPFSEEDEDDVHKCGRCQSEFTSLEEFVQHKLQKVCQRAPEALAAASAGLLNQEVQKQVVPSVEESITVAHIVVEASSIAEEISNASAIVGSGHIKEVIVAGDHVFENPNGHVDGEVTEEQGNPEDQEQDIATELIKVKLLINKEGRYVCELCQKTFKTASILKAHMITHSSRKDYECKLCGTSFRTKGSLIRHHRRHTDERPYKCKKCGKSFRESGALTRHLKSLTPCTEKIRFNMNKEIVVNKDDLPTGSCSSNTDTVSSIASESIETSPVIHLVTDAKGNVLHEVHVQMQELPVVDAKSLDQDQSHPEELPCEGEVNSENLLRQAMRNSGIVIERVAMEEMQKPDEPAVAATEEIENEAVEAEEELCEEQCVEVEQVELTDAERTNGYKSYVCPHCNEAFSEVTSLEIHIKGHLDYKPFKCEECGKEFTKGYLLKKHQEVHVNERRFRCGECGKLYKTIAHVKGHRRVHSDERPYSCPKCGKRYKTKNAQQVHFRTHLEDKPYVCQYCSRGFREKGSLVRHIRHHTGEKPFKCYKCGRGFAEHGTLNRHLKTKGGCLLALKEVEEVIMSEESQSADNLAATVISEDPHTVLVEFSSVVADTQEYIIEEIIIFCLSRLLQKTLRPAKLLK from the exons ATGGAGGCCGCGATGGCAACGagcgcggggccggcggggcttACGGCAGCCGGGGCCCAGGagcgggagggggcggcggccgcgggtTCCGACCCCGCCGCGCCgtccgccggccccgccgccttCCTCCGCCTCCCGGCGCCCTTCAGCGAGGAAG ATGAAGATGACGTGCATAAGTGCGGCCGCTGCCAGTCGGAGTTCACCTCCTTGGAAGAATTTGTGCAACACAAATTACAAAAGGTCTGCCAGCGAGCTCCAGAAGCTCTCGCTGCTGCATCAGCAGGTCTCCTCAACCAAGAAGTACAAAAG CAGGTCGTTCCTTCTGTCGAGGAGTCGATAACTGTTGCTCATATAGTTGTTGAAGCATCTTCAATAGCAGAGGAAATCAGCAACGCATCTGCTATAGTAG GTAGTGGGCACATCAAAGAAGTCATTGTTGCAGGAGACCACGTTTTTGAAAACCCAAATGGTCATGTCGATGGCGAAGTCACTGAAGAGCAAGGCAACCCTGAAGATCAGGAGCAGGACATTGCCACAGAACTGATAAAGGTTAAGCTGCTGATTAACAAAGAAGGGCGATATGTATGTGAATTATGCCAGAAGACGTTTAAAACA GCAAGCATCCTCAAAGCTCACATGATCAcgcacagcagcagaaaggactATGAATGTAAACTCTGTGGAACCTCCTTCAGGACAAAAGGGTCTCTCATTCGACACCATCGGCGTCACACTG ATGAAAGACcttacaaatgcaaaaaatgtgGGAAAAGCTTCCGGGAATCTGGAGCTTTGACTCGGCACCTGAAATCTCTGACACCTTGCACTGAAAAAATCCGCTTCAACATGAACAAAGAAATAGTAGTCAATAAAGATGATTTGCCAACAG GATCTTGTAGTTCAAACACGGACACGGTTTCATCAATAGCGAGTGAATCCATCGAGACCTCACCCGTCATTCATCTCGTGACAGATGCAAAAGGCAACGTTCTTCATGAAGTCCATGTCCAAATGCAGGAACTTCCTGTTGTAGATGCAAAATCCCTGGACCAAGAT CAATCGCATCCTGAGGAGCTGCCGTGTGAGGGGGAAGTGAACAGTGAGAATCTGCTGAGGCAGGCCATGAGGAATTCGGGTATTGTGATAGAGAGAGTCGCTATGGAGGAAATGCAAAAGCCAGAtgagcctgctgtggctgctacagaagaaatagaaaatgaagcagtggaagcagaagaggagcTGTGTGAGGAACAGTGTGTTGAAGTAGAACAAGTGGAGTTG ACAGATGCAGAAAGAACAAATGGGTACAAAAGTTACGTTTGCCCTCACTGTAATGAAGCCTTCAGTGAAGTGACTTCCCTTGAAATACACATCAAAGGTCATTTAG aTTACAAGCCTTTTAAGTGTGAGGAGTGTGGCAAAGAGTTCACAAAGGGCTATCTGCTAAAAAAGCATCAAGAAGTGCATGTGAATGAACGGCGCTTCCGCTGTGGAGAGTGTGGCAAGCTCTACAAGACCATTGCACATGTGAAGGGGCATCGAAGAGTGCATTCTGATGAGCGGCCGTATTCCTGTCCAAAGTGTGGCAAGCGGTACAAGACAAAG AATGCCCAGCAAGTTCATTTCCGTACACATTTAGAGGATAAGCCTTATGTCTGCCAGTACTGCAGTCGGGGCTTTCGGGAAAAGGGCTCGCTGGTCCGCCACATCCGCCATCACACGGGGGAAAAGCCTTTTAAGTGTTACAAGTGCGGGCGAGGGTTTGCAGAGCACGGCACTCTCAACAGGCACTTAAAAACCAAAG GTGGCTGCCTCCTTGCTTTGAAAGAGGTGGAAGAAGTGATCATGTCTGAGGAAAGTCAGTCAGCTGACAATTTAGCTGCAACAGTCATTTCTGAAGATCCTCACACTGTTTTGGTAGAGTTTTCTTCAGTGGTGGCGGACACTCAGGAATACATCATTGAG GAAATCATCATATTTTGTCTTTCAAGACTGCTACAGAAGACATTGAGACCAGCGAAGCTACTGAAATAA
- the PGP gene encoding glycerol-3-phosphate phosphatase, with translation MAAMAGGGPRRCRRLEAEAARAVLGAADTLLFDCDGVLWRGEAAVGGAAAALGRLAAAGKRLCYVTNNSSRTRAAYTEKLRRLGFPPAEPRHVFGSAYCAARYLRQALPLGAAAYVLGSPALAAELEAVGVPHLGPGPAALPGPAPADWAQAPLDPAVRAVLVGFDEHFSYAKLCQALRYLLRGGPDCLLVGTNRDHRLPLEGGTAIPGTGCLVKAVETAAQREAFIVGKPNRYMFDCVVSEFNIDPARTIMVGDRLDTDILMGNSCGLTTLLTLTGVTTLDEVKGHQESDCPARQSLVPDYYVDSIADLLPALGD, from the exons ATGGCGGCCATGGCGGGCGGCGGACCGCGGCGGTGCCGGCGGTTGGAGGCCGAGGCGGCCCGCGCCGTGCTGGGCGCCGCCGACACGCTGCTCTTCGACTGCGACGGCGTGCTGTGGCGGGGAGAAGCGGCGgtgggcggcgcggcggcggcctTGGGCCGGTTGGCGGCGGCGGGCAAACGCCTCTGCTACGTGACCAACAACAGCAGCCGGACGCGCGCGGCCTACACCGAGAAACTGCGGCGGCTGGGCTTCCCCCCCGCCGAGCCCCGGCACGTCTTCGGCTCGGCCTACTGCGCCGCCCGCTACCTCCGCCAGGCCCTGCCGCTCGGCGCCGCCGCCTACGTGCTGGGCAGCCCCGCGCTGGCCGCCGAGCTGGAGGCCGTCGGTGTCCCGCACCtggggcccggccccgccgccctgcccggTCCCGCGCCCGCCGACTGGGCCCAGGCGCCGCTCGATCCCGCCGTCCGCGCCGTCCTGGTGGGTTTCGACGAGCACTTCAGCTACGCCAAGCTCTGCCAGGCCCTGCGATACCTCCTGCGGGGCGGCCCCGACTGCCTCCTCGTCGGCACCAACCGCGACCACCGCCTCCCGCTCGAGGGCGGCACCGCCATCCCCG GGACTGGCTGCCTGGTAAAAGCAGTGGAGACGGCAGCCCAGCGCGAGGCGTTCATCGTAGGAAAGCCCAACCGGTACATGTTTGATTGTGTGGTGAGCGAGTTCAACATCGATCCCGCTCGTACCATCATGGTGGGAGATCGGCTGGACACAGACATCCTCATGGGCAACAGCTGCGGGCTCACCACCCTGCTGACGCTTACCGGGGTCACCACGCTGGACGAAGTGAAGGGCCACCAGGAGAGCGACTGTCCCGccaggcagagcctggttcccGATTACTATGTCGATAGCATAGCCGACCTTCTCCCAGCACTGGGGGATTAA
- the BRICD5 gene encoding BRICHOS domain-containing protein 5, whose translation MEQHTCYLRRMDAWDIQTLQTSLNTSEQRADQLLHQNNETEYYREFLGILAGEEVDPKSLGEAVQTLCEQTSIFWVRRGEGPGKQRLIYLCIDICFPSNICVSICFYYLPE comes from the exons ATGGAGCAGCATACGTGCTACCTGAGGAGGATGGACGCCTGGGACATCCAGACCCTACAGACATCCCTCAACACGTCTGAGCAGAGA GCTGATCAGCTGCTACATCAGAATAATGAAACCGAGTACTACCGGGAGTTCCTGGGCATTCTGGCAGGGGAAGAGGTGGACCCCAAAAGCCTGGGGGAAGCTGTCCAGACCCTGTGTGAACAGACATCCATCTTCTgggtcaggagaggggaag GTCCAGGGAAGCAGCGGCTGATCTACCTTTGCATTGACATCTGTTTTCCAAGCAACATTTGTGTGTCTATCTGCTTCTATTACCTCCCCGAGTaa